One window from the genome of Xenorhabdus bovienii SS-2004 encodes:
- the tssA gene encoding type VI secretion system protein TssA: protein MNIETLLEPVSIESPCGENLEYDPEFMALEQSLLGKTEQQFGDITIPAETPDWIQAEKQAISLLRRTKDLRIIMALIQSWLQMRGLCGYADGLNLLQQTLERYWDEVWPKLAFEGEYDPQFRLNILAAIEDDSPLSLQAQYSTLLRNTSKELSLLEVCSLLDGTINEISGYTGGRTRLQEELKQQASSPEVLAVIRIRDHLIAILDIIRQAFSESYVSELSWLLKQLNKVIEFCPSLSKTRHRDKETDPKNIFDSTTCSEQRTPASTYSTHAVSASWHTIEASNRDEARMLLEKAKNYFVVNEPSHPAPHMIARIQRLIDRDFVDIIYDLAPDGLNQLEIIFGRSDNFDSN from the coding sequence ATGAACATCGAAACCTTACTCGAACCCGTCAGCATCGAATCTCCTTGTGGGGAAAATCTGGAATACGATCCTGAATTTATGGCATTAGAGCAATCCTTGCTTGGAAAAACGGAACAGCAGTTTGGTGATATCACTATTCCAGCGGAGACACCTGACTGGATACAGGCCGAAAAACAAGCCATTAGCCTACTGAGGCGGACCAAAGATCTGCGCATCATCATGGCACTGATACAATCATGGTTGCAAATGCGGGGATTATGTGGCTACGCAGACGGCCTTAATCTGCTCCAGCAGACACTGGAACGTTATTGGGATGAAGTTTGGCCGAAATTAGCGTTTGAGGGGGAATATGATCCCCAATTTCGCCTCAACATACTTGCCGCTATTGAGGACGATTCTCCTCTTTCGTTGCAAGCGCAATATTCCACTCTGTTGCGGAACACGTCAAAGGAGTTGTCATTGCTGGAGGTTTGCTCATTATTGGATGGCACGATAAACGAAATCAGCGGCTATACTGGCGGGCGAACCCGATTACAGGAGGAGTTAAAGCAGCAGGCCAGTAGCCCTGAAGTTTTGGCCGTGATCCGTATTCGGGATCACCTCATTGCAATACTCGACATTATTCGTCAGGCATTCTCAGAAAGTTATGTTTCTGAATTGTCTTGGTTATTAAAACAATTAAATAAAGTGATTGAATTTTGCCCTTCCCTTTCAAAAACAAGGCATCGCGATAAGGAGACAGATCCCAAAAATATTTTTGACTCAACAACATGTTCGGAACAGAGAACGCCTGCATCTACATATTCAACCCATGCGGTATCTGCTTCTTGGCATACCATTGAAGCCAGCAACCGTGATGAAGCACGCATGTTACTAGAAAAGGCTAAAAACTATTTTGTCGTCAATGAACCCAGTCACCCTGCCCCACATATGATTGCCCGTATTCAGCGGTTGATTGATCGTGATTTCGTTGACATTATTTATGATCTTGCCCCAGATGGACTCAACCAGCTCGAAATCATTTTTGGTCGCTCAGACAATTTTGACTCGAATTAA